The Hyalangium minutum genomic interval GCGGCGCACTGGGAAGAGAGCAGCGTCTGGGCAAGACGGGAGTTCGAGCTGCTGCGGTTGGCCGCTGTGGCGGCGAACCGTCCTGGGCACTTCCTGCTCGTCCAGACGCTGGAGCGCTCTTTCTGGGCCATGGCCGCACGACTGCTCCCCGTTCTGGACTGCGCGGCCATCCGCCACTGGGGGCTCTGTGCCTTCCACGCGTTGGGAGACAAAGACGCTCAAGCACTGAAGCGAGAGTTGCCGGCGCTGCTCCAGGCAAGCGATGAGCGCGTGCTCAGCTCGCTCGCATCAACCCGCCGTGAGTACACCCCACCGCCAAGACTCCACGGCTCGGCGCATCAAAGACCTGAGCGGAGTTCCAAGTCCAAGCCCACGGGAGACAAGGAAGTGGACGCGGATCATCCTCACCGACCTGCTTGTCAGACCGGTTTACACGAGGAGCCGCCGGAAGATGCCCTTCCCTTCGAGCCCCTTCAGGGCAACCTGCCGGATACGGCAGTGCTCCGCGGGGCTGCTGGTCAGACCGGTTCGCGCGAAGGGCCATCGGAAGCTCCTGCTCCTTCTGCGACGCCGCCGCGCCAGTTGCCAGACGCAGCCGTGGCCTACCGGTCTGCTTGTCAGACACGTGCGTGCCAGACACCGCATGAGGAAACACCGCCCGCTGAGGGTGCTCAGCGCCAGTTACCAGACGCAGCCGTAGCCTACCGGTCTGCTTGTCAGACACGTGCGTGCCAGACACCACCGGAGGAAACACCGACCGACGAGGGTGCCCAGCGCCGCTTGTCCGAACTGACCGTGGCCAACCAGTCTGCTTGTCAGACACTTTCGGAGCAGGTGCGAAAGGCCTTCGGCTCCGAGTCTGAATCCTGGTTCACACGCTCCGGAAGCGATTCCGGCGGAAAGATGTTCGGGGCAGGCGAAGGCTCGGGCCTGGAAGCGCTCCGGGGCGCACAGGCGTGGTCGCCCATTCCATGGTCACGATGTGCCTGGGCCCGCCTACCGCTTCCCATGGCACCGGCGCTGAGGGTGGGTTCTGTATAGCCCCCTCCCGTATCGATGCCCGAGGACTCGCTACTGGACTGTCACCACGACCAGTGCGGAGGTGGTGACGTTGCCCACCAAGTCGGTGGCCCGAGCCGTCAGCGTGTGCTGTCCCCTGGACACGAGCAGGAGGCCCCAGGTCACGCTGTAGGGCGCCGTGGTGTCTGTCCCGATCAGCTTGCTGCCATCGTAGAACGCCACCTGCGCCACTCCGTTGGTGTCGCTCGCGTTCGCCTGAATCGTTGTGCTCAGGGACACCTTGGCTCCATTCGCCGGCGAGGTGATGACCACGGTGGGGCTGGCGTTGTCCACGGTGATGCCGATGATCTCCGAATCCTGGTAGTTGCCAGCGATGTCAAAAGCCCTGGCAAACATACCGTGCTGGACGTTCGAGAACGCCAGGGTGTCCCAGGGCACGGAGTACGGCGCGGTGGTATCGGTCCCGATCAGCGCGGAGGCGTAATACCCGTACTCGTAGAACTCGACCCTCGTGACACCTCGGTCATCACTGGCGCTGGCCGTCAACTGGACGACGCCCCGAACCACCGAGGCACGGGCGGGAGCGGTGAGCGCCACTCCGGGCCGGTTCCTGTCCACGATCATCGAGAGCGGCGCAGAGGTACCCACATGGCCCACGGCGTCGTAAGCCTTCGCGGTGAGCGTGTGCGTGCCGTCGGCC includes:
- a CDS encoding FadR/GntR family transcriptional regulator; this encodes MERTGLVAHIEHDLEQVISWGKLPRNGFLPSEQVLAERHGVSRATARVALLRLEARGLVVQHPGRRSRAVPLQEAVTLENLSVALHAEGPSHPERQRLLEGFLELKRELMVDLLAACCERASASNLSQLLNVCFTLGEAAHWEESSVWARREFELLRLAAVAANRPGHFLLVQTLERSFWAMAARLLPVLDCAAIRHWGLCAFHALGDKDAQALKRELPALLQASDERVLSSLASTRREYTPPPRLHGSAHQRPERSSKSKPTGDKEVDADHPHRPACQTGLHEEPPEDALPFEPLQGNLPDTAVLRGAAGQTGSREGPSEAPAPSATPPRQLPDAAVAYRSACQTRACQTPHEETPPAEGAQRQLPDAAVAYRSACQTRACQTPPEETPTDEGAQRRLSELTVANQSACQTLSEQVRKAFGSESESWFTRSGSDSGGKMFGAGEGSGLEALRGAQAWSPIPWSRCAWARLPLPMAPALRVGSV